Sequence from the Sphingomonas koreensis genome:
ACCGCGCAAGTAACCGAGCGGGTCTTCGACAGCGCGACTGGCAATATCCTGCTGGTACCGCAGGGTGCCCGGCTCATCGGCGCATACGACAACGTCGTCGCGTTCGGGCAATGGCGGGCACTGGTCGTATGGCAGCGGATCATCTTCCCCGACGGTAGTTCGATCCGCCTGGACAACGCGCCGGCCACCGATCCGTCGGGCTATGCCGGGCTAGCCGACAAGGTCGATTTCCATACCTGGGCGCTGCTCAAGGGCGTGGTGCTGTCGACCCTGCTCGGCGTTGGTTCGGAATTGCAGTTCAGCGGTGAGAGCGATCTGGTCCAGGCCGTGAGGCAGTCGACCCAGCAAAGCGTCTCGCGCGCCGGCGATCAACTCACTTCGCGGAATCTGCAGATCCAACCGACGATCACCATTCGCCCGGGCGCACCCGTCCGGCTGCTGGTGCATCACGACCTGATCCTGAAACCCTGGATGGAGTAATGGCGATGGCGGACCTACGTCTTCCGCGGCTTCCCGACCGCACCCCGGTGAAGATCAGCATCCAGGTGCCCCCGCACCTCTTCGCCGATCTCACGCGATACGCAGCGCTCTACAAGGAGGCCTATAGCCAGGAAGAGGCCGTCGCCGACCTGATCCCGTCCATGCTGACCGCCTTCCTCGACAGCGACCGGGCCTTCGCGAAAGCCCGGTCGGGTGGGAAGTGACCGCCATGGGCACCGCCAGCCTGGATGAGAGATACCCCGCAAACGGGTCGATCGAGCCGATCAGCGTTCGCATCCCCACCGCCGTTGCCATGACCGGGCTGAGCCGATCGAGGATCTACGAGCTGATCGCTTGTGGCGAAATCCAGATCGCGAAGGACCGACGGAGCACGCTGATCATCGTCGCCAGTTTGCGGGAGACGGTGCGGCGGAGGATCGTAGACCGAGATTTGCCGACCGGGTAGCGGCCTCGGTCCGTCGCGTTCCCATAGGCAGGCGGCGAGACACTCGTTCCATTTGTTCTTGTTTTGTGCCATTTCTTCGGCATGGAACGATTCGCCCCAGAGCCCTCGCGTGCCGCCATCTCATCCGCCATCCTTGCCGCGCCAGGATGGGCGCGCGTCGGGATCACGATGCCGAATGATCGATTGCGTGCGGAGGCTGCGGAGGAGTTGGCGCGCGCGATCGTCGATCGGCTACATCACACTGAGCCCAGCCTGGATATGGACCAGTTGACGCTGCCAATCTGACCGCTTTCGGCTTCGAACTTCGGTTCTCGGTCGATCGCCAGAAGCTGCCGCGCCGAGCTGGGCTAGACGGCTCCGTTTATTGGCCCGGCTTAACCTGCATGGCCTTGCCACTTCACCGGTATCCGCAGGTAAGTCACGCCGTTTGCCTCCGCCTCGTGGAACCGTCCCGCGCGAATGTTGACCTGAATCGAGGGTAGCAGCAGCTTCGGCACCGCAAGTCCGGCATCGCGTTGCTCACGCATCGCGACGAACGCATCCTCGGTCACGCCATCGTGCACATGGACACTGGCCATGCGCTGTTCTCGCACCGTGGTCTCCCAGCAATACTCGTCCCGGCCTGGCGCCTTGTAGTCGTGGCACATGAACAAGTGTGTGTCGTCGGGCAACGACAGCAGGCGCTGAATGGACCGGTACAACGTGCGCGCATCGCCACCGGGGAAGTCGGCCCGCGCTGTGCCATAGTCGGGCATGAACAGCGTGTCGCCGACGAAGGCCGTGTCGCCGATCCGATAAGCGATGTCCGCCGGCGTGTGCCCCGGAACATGCAGCACTTCCACCTCCAGCGCGCCGATCGCGAAACGATCGCCGTCCTCGAACAGCCGATCGAAATCGGAGCCGTCGGTCTTCAGATCGGTCATGGCGAAAACCGGGCGGAAGATGCGCTGCACGTCGCGAATATGCGTGCCGATGCCGATCCATGCATCGGTGTGAGCCTTGATGAACGGAGCGGCTGACAGATGGTCGGCGTGCGCGTGCGTCTCCAGCACCATCTCGACGCGCCAATCCTGATCGCTTGCGAACGCAAGGATGCGTTCCGCCGAGCGCGTGTCAGCAACACCACTGGCCAGATCGAAGTCGAGCACCGGGTCGATGATGGCGGCGGTGCGAGTGGTGGGGTCACCGACGAGGTAGCTGATCGTGTTCGTCGGCTCGTCGAAAAAAGCCTCAATATGGGGCCGGGTCATAATCGTCCTCCGTTTGGCTTGACTATATATTAGCATATACTAAATTAGCAATACCTAACGGAGTAACGATGATGCTCAAGCCGCCCATGGACTTGGCGACGTTCGAGGCGAAGGCCGGGCAGGTTGCCGACACACTGAAGGCGATCGGCAATGCCCGCCGACTGATGCTGCTTTGCAAGCTCGTCGAGCATGGCGAGGTGACGGTGCGCGACCTCGCCAGCGATGTCGGGTTGTCGCAGTCGGCCTGCTCGCAGCATCTCGCAAAGATGCGCGACGAGGGGCTCATCGCTTTCCGGCGCGACAGCCAGACGCTTTGGTATCGGATCGCCGATCCGCGCGTCGAGACGCTGCTCACCACACTTTACCAGCTCTTCTGCAAGGATTGATGACATGGAGACCCTGTCCCCGACTGCGGCGCGTGCGGCGATCGAGACCGGCGCACGCTTGGTCGATATCCGCGACGCCGACGAACATGCGCGCGAGCGCATCCCCGGCGCGCTCAACCTGCCGCTCGCGCGGATCAGCGACCTGGCGGCCGACGGCCGTCCTGTCATATTTCATTGCCGTTCTTGCATGCGGACGGCAGCCAACGCGGCGCAGCTTCAGGCGGCCGCCGCCGGTGCGCCCGCCTACCTTCTCGAAGGGGGGATCGATAACTGGCGGCGCGCCGGCTTCGCGACCGTCGCCGATCGCAGACAGCCGCTGGAG
This genomic interval carries:
- a CDS encoding DUF2274 domain-containing protein encodes the protein MADLRLPRLPDRTPVKISIQVPPHLFADLTRYAALYKEAYSQEEAVADLIPSMLTAFLDSDRAFAKARSGGK
- a CDS encoding AlpA family phage regulatory protein, with the translated sequence MGTASLDERYPANGSIEPISVRIPTAVAMTGLSRSRIYELIACGEIQIAKDRRSTLIIVASLRETVRRRIVDRDLPTG
- a CDS encoding DUF6771 family protein, which gives rise to MERFAPEPSRAAISSAILAAPGWARVGITMPNDRLRAEAAEELARAIVDRLHHTEPSLDMDQLTLPI
- a CDS encoding MBL fold metallo-hydrolase; this translates as MTRPHIEAFFDEPTNTISYLVGDPTTRTAAIIDPVLDFDLASGVADTRSAERILAFASDQDWRVEMVLETHAHADHLSAAPFIKAHTDAWIGIGTHIRDVQRIFRPVFAMTDLKTDGSDFDRLFEDGDRFAIGALEVEVLHVPGHTPADIAYRIGDTAFVGDTLFMPDYGTARADFPGGDARTLYRSIQRLLSLPDDTHLFMCHDYKAPGRDEYCWETTVREQRMASVHVHDGVTEDAFVAMREQRDAGLAVPKLLLPSIQVNIRAGRFHEAEANGVTYLRIPVKWQGHAG
- a CDS encoding ArsR/SmtB family transcription factor, with product MMLKPPMDLATFEAKAGQVADTLKAIGNARRLMLLCKLVEHGEVTVRDLASDVGLSQSACSQHLAKMRDEGLIAFRRDSQTLWYRIADPRVETLLTTLYQLFCKD
- a CDS encoding rhodanese family protein — its product is METLSPTAARAAIETGARLVDIRDADEHARERIPGALNLPLARISDLAADGRPVIFHCRSCMRTAANAAQLQAAAAGAPAYLLEGGIDNWRRAGFATVADRRQPLEIMRQVQITAGALVLAGVLLGWLVAPGFFGLSAFVGVGLMFAGTTGWCGMANLLRVMPWNRRAAA